tttaaattaagatcactgtgtaaaattaaaagtaaaataattttagGAGAGAGAGTGTGTGATTAGCTTTAATTTGATGTATGTAATTAACGTCCGCTTGGAGAAATTCGGGTAAACAATTAAATGAAAGAAAGGTGGTTCTTGCTCCATTATTATACACTCTAATCTCAACATTTTTCTTTGTAGCTCTTGTAAGTGTGaacatatttttttcaatttagtacTCACGACTCAAACTCAggtaataaaatacaaaaatgaaaaatggacTCTGAATACTTGTTATCCAAAAGGTAGGTATAGATTTAACATGACAATTTCAATTAGTCAAATGAACAGTTATACAATCAAAATCATGAAAATGCAAATGATGAAATTGATTACTTGAGTGACATCTTATTAATGCATCTGATATTGAAAATGCTTGTGTTGACGAATAAAAATATATTCCTCATTTTGATAATTATGATCGTAAAAATTGGGAAAATCTTGAAGTAACCATTGAATTCAACATGACTCAAACGCATCCTTTAGCTGAAATCATACAATCGGCTTCATTCTGATACTAGAAAGCAAAAAAGTCtaataatcaataaaaaaaagaagttagTTAATACAATGCATCTGTTCAAGCTTTGTAATGTTTTATTAAGTAATCACAAATTTGAAGAGCTGAGCTACGAAATGATAGATAACTACACACAAGAAATATGTTTAAATGGCCCTTAATAATTTTACCAGAACGAAAGAAACAATGAATCGAAATGGACAAAATGTGCAGAGGCAGGTACCTCACACATCACCATTGTTGAATGCATTGAAAGAAATCTTATGTACAATACAATCACAAAATTAGTTAGGTGAAATACGATCACAAAATTTTCATGCTCTACTGACCTGTAATGCATGCGAAGGGCAATTTACTTGCAAGGCTGCAGTTTCAAGATACTAATGAAGACCGGAAAAAACATGGAATGGGCCATGAATTGTCCCGTCGATTTTCTGTCAATGTGCAAAATTTCTTCACTCTGAAGAGTACTATGCCAAAGTATATCTTGGCCATCAGTATTTATGCCTCAGCAGCAGCAGTAGCAGTAGCTTCCTCATCGGTCATTTCAGATGCAGGAACGTCCTCAACCAACTTTTCACTGTCTTGTTCACCATCTGTAATCTTCTGTCTTAGGTTCGCCATAAGTTCGTCTCTCACACTTACATTTTCAGACAAGTATCTCTTGAAAGCATCCTTCCCATTAATAACCTGATCATTTATATGATAGTATGCTATGCCAGTTTTTGTGATCAGGTTATATTTGCTTCCCAACTCTATAAGCTCGGCCTCTCGAGAAATCCCTTTCCCAAACTCAAGCTCAAATTGTGCAGTTCTAAATGGAGGTGCGTGCTTGTTCTTGACGATCTTTACAGCAACTTGGCTTCCTATAGTCTGCATTACAGTTAAGGAATCACTACAAATACATACACTATTTTTCATTATTCGACAAAGATGTAGAAAAATGTACTACTTCACAAGATTTAACTGCAAGCATAGAGTCCCAACTTTATAAAAACACACAAATATCACATGACAGCTCTCTACAAGATATATCGGTATATGTTAATAGACATGGTGTTTCTGTATAATTCGGGAGATTACAAgtgtttttataaaaatcattatgAGAGTCATGAGTACAAATGCACAGATATATAGTCCTATGCATTTCGTAATTAGATTTAAAGCATTCAAGATGAAGTTTGATAATCCTGGAACCTATGGGCAGTGTCAAAAAAGTTGATCCAAGTCCAACATATTCCAAGTATTGTGAGTACATTTCATTAACCATAGTGAAGATTGTGTTGCACTTGGTAGTCATTAAACGCAAGCTGTAAGCTTATTAGACTCAGCATGCACAGAAATACCAGCCACATATTTTCAGATTTGAGATTTTCCAAaagtaatactactatataagtTATAACCAAGCACCTAAGAAGGTATATTAATCGCAACTGACACTGTTAGATCAAGTTAACTAGGCAAGTTTGTATATGAGAAACATGAGAGATCAATACCTCTTCTCCCCTCTTTACCATCCCTATTCTCCTGATATTGAGGCGTACAGAAGCATAAAATTTCAGGGCATTTCCACCACAAGTAACTTCGGTTGGACCGCCAAATCCAGTAATAGAAAGCTTTGCTCGAACCTAATATCAATTGTAACTAATCAGGGatgaaaattaactacatgAACTTGCCCTTTTTAAGCAAGCCCTAAATAATCTCACTTTGCCATGAAAATTTAGAGAAAATAGCACAACATACATATATTAACTAGGCAATAAAGTAGGGCAGATATGCAAAatatgaaaggaaaaaaaatcactcAATGCATCAGAATAATGCCTGATTTGTGAAAATTAAGATTGTCTGTGAAAGAGAGAGTGAGTGGCTCAATTTCCGAAGTGCTTGACTCATAAGTCTAGCTTGCATTGCCATGTGTGCATCACCCATTTCACCATCAAGTTCGCCTTTAGGGACCAAAGCAGCTACCTGCAAGGagaaattgtaaataaaaatataagtatgTCAAATTGTCAATCCCCTTAGCTCATGACCAAAACATGCAGAAACTATTCGTCTTACACTATCAACAACGACAACGTCAACAGAACCACTCCGGATTAAGGTATCCACCAAGCTGAGAGCCTGCTCACCAGAATCTGGTTGGGACAGAAGCAAATTTTTGGTGTCTACACCAATAGCCTCAGCTAATGTTGGATCAAGAGCATGCTCAGCATCAACGAAAACACAGTAGCCTGTATATAACAAAGAAATTAGAAGGATAAATTTGGAAGAAGAACACTGTAAACAAAGtaatatgaaaaaaagaaagttGCAGTAGTATATATGTTCACAAATTATTGTTTATTAATAAGCTCATCTTCCATGCATGTACCTGTTTTCTGTAGCTTGCCTTGCAGATAACCTATTCTGCCTTATACAATCCTCATTCTTTAATTTATCtcaaaatttgtatatttaaatttagatatttcgtttataaataaaaataactgaGTGCCTCTAAAAAATGTCTCAAACTATACCCCAAACTATCAAACTATACCCCAAAAATGCCGCATCATCATTTTAAGCTATGCGGCACGGATACGGATACGCGTATCAGTATCCGAAGGATACGGATACGCGGATACGGCTCTTTCCCAAACAACCCGATACGCGGAtacgttttaactatttttttaataaataataatagtgcataataaattacaaaatagatattctaatgttattatacaaataaaaataataaaattacaaaatattaaaagctaaagtcaatttcttttatggtcGATTACACCACATCGATTTTTTGGTTATACTTATCCATATTACCAATAATAttgatcaaaatatttatttatagttacaaattagacaaagttaatggagtaataaattggccCAAAAAATGAGCCCCAAATATACTCCTTTTCCATCGTGACCACTTCTTGCCCAATTCATTCTCCCATTTCCAATTTTCTTCAATCCCTAGTTGAGGCAATAGCGGCGcctccccttcttcttcttcttcttcttcttcttcttcttcatatccgATTAACTGTCAATTTTGTTCCCAAATCGGATTGAAGTTCGTAAATTGAAAGTTGCGAAGTTCTTCGACAGAGATGGACGTTGATTTCGAAGAGGAGAACCTCAGATCTTTGCAGATAGAGGAGGATGAaggcccaatacggcccagctcgcggatacgccgaaggatacgtatcgaatctgaggtttcccggcccaatacggcccagctcgcggatacgcccaggatacgtatcgacggtgtatccgtcgcgtatcggtatcggatacgtatccgatacgtGATACGGCAACAGGGTGGCGTATCGGTGTTATATAGATTTTAAGTATATAGCACATAACGATGTAGTTTTGTGtcatcaataataataataataataaaaatttcaatGTGGCATCCGACGAGCTATGTCAAAATTCCGGAGGCTGAAAAATTGACGCAAGATAATTTTTATACAATGCCAAAAGTTTGGGGTTTAATTAGTACGGATTAATTCTTATAGTCCGGGACAATTTGATAAGGTGGGTATAATTTGGGGCCTAAAGTGATAATTCCCCTTCTAAATTATCAATAAAGGGAGAACTTCATTTTGTACACTAAAGCAGAAGAATTGAAGCTATCCTAAGGATTAAGAAAAACAACAAGttaagaaattttatttttttcatttagatGGTTCACATGAATCACATCCTTATCTAAACTATAAAGAGTCAATAGACTCAATACTTTGTAGTTACAATTGCAACGTAAATTTAGCCAACTAAGGTTCAATAGCATTGGTACTTTCTATTCAATTAGTTGGCACTAATGTTGGTAGCAAAATTTAGTTTTATAAGCTAATCAAGTTCATTAGACATGACTAACATCACGTCAAAAAATATGTGAATAACATCCTTAGACATAGACTAACATCAAGTCAAAAGTTCTCTATAATTTCCCAAGACGTATATCACTATTGTATTCCGAAATTCCTTAGCAAGACAATCATACATGCCTTGACACTTGGGTGCTTGTTTAAGcatgttattattttttaatgttaaagCGTCTTAGTTTTTAGTTTGATAAATAGTAAATAGAATCTTCAAGAGAATTGTGAGCTCAGCAAGCAATATGGTGTTAAATAAACATTCAGTGACCCGGTCATGATTAAAGTACCTATCATATAATCAATTGAAAATTCTTGACatgtaatactactagtattaaacAAGGTTTTAATGGACAACATCACAAATTTTTAATAAGACAACCAAAGAACAAATCCAGATAAAGCAAATGAATAGATACAAGCCATGTTATATCTCAGAACACTTCACCATAATAATGATATCCTAACACCTATACAGTCTGAAATAGGATAAATACATGAGTTCAATATATAGATATAGTGCAGAAATATGTCACGGACATGCCTATAAGAAACTGATGTATATGGAGAATATTGGTCTGACAACGAATTTACATGTTCATAAAATATTATGAAACTAACCTCCTTGTTTTTGTGACTCAGCGATCACATGCAAAGCGAGGGTTGTTTTCCCAGAAGCTTCTGGGCCATATATCTCCACAACACGTCCCTGATAGAACTCTGTTCTGTTATAACTCCAGATACATAGATAGACCATATGGCTATTTAATGAAACAATCAAACGTGAACAATTTGATTATGTGTAATTTAAAATCAGCTGAAAGGGAGTGAACCACATAAATAAAC
This portion of the Salvia splendens isolate huo1 unplaced genomic scaffold, SspV2 ctg637, whole genome shotgun sequence genome encodes:
- the LOC121790841 gene encoding DNA repair protein recA homolog 3, mitochondrial-like, translating into MARLLRNASSLRRCLFSQLQGDRRGSLETSTQLCYFATKGRRKSKADASDSGEENMSKKDLALKLALDQITSSFGQGSIMWLGRSESYRHTPVVSTGSFTLDMALGIGGLPKGRVVEIYGPEASGKTTLALHVIAESQKQGGYCVFVDAEHALDPTLAEAIGVDTKNLLLSQPDSGEQALSLVDTLIRSGSVDVVVVDSVAALVPKGELDGEMGDAHMAMQARLMSQALRKLSHSLSLSQTILIFTNQVRAKLSITGFGGPTEVTCGGNALKFYASVRLNIRRIGMVKRGEETIGSQVAVKIVKNKHAPPFRTAQFELEFGKGISREAELIELGSKYNLITKTGIAYYHINDQVINGKDAFKRYLSENVSVRDELMANLRQKITDGEQDSEKLVEDVPASEMTDEEATATAAAEA